The Monodelphis domestica isolate mMonDom1 chromosome 7, mMonDom1.pri, whole genome shotgun sequence genome window below encodes:
- the SOCS1 gene encoding suppressor of cytokine signaling 1: MVAHSKVAADNAVTADTRRRLDPSPSPPSHRAGREHPSPQPRPQHGLAPQHGAVALAATTQGQGDTHFRTFRSQADYFSITRASALLDACGFYWGPLSVNVAHEKLKGEPVGTFLVRDSRQKNCFFAISVKMASGPTSIRVNFQAGRFNLDGSRETFDCLFKLLEHYLNSPRKMLVTPLRQLRVRPLQELCRKSIVATFGRDNLGKIPLNPVLKDYLKSFPFQI, encoded by the coding sequence ATGGTAGCACACAGTAAGGTGGCAGCCGACAATGCAGTTACAGCAGACACAAGAAGAAGACTCgacccttctccttctcctccatccCACAGGGCTGGCCGGGAACATCCCAGCCCACAGCCCAGACCCCAACACGGCCTGGCCCCTCAACATGGTGCGGTGGCCCTGGCGGCGACGACCCAGGGACAGGGGGACACTCACTTCCGAACCTTCCGCTCCCAGGCGGACTACTTCAGCATCACCCGGGCCAGCGCCCTGCTGGATGCCTGTGGCTTCTACTGGGGGCCTCTGAGTGTGAATGTGGCCCATGAGAAACTTAAGGGTGAGCCCGTGGGGACTTTCTTGGTCCGGGATAGCAGGCAGAAAAACTGCTTTTTTGCCATCAGTGTTAAGATGGCTTCAGGGCCCACCAGCATCCGGGTCAACTTCCAGGCTGGTCGATTCAACCTGGATGGCAGCCGGGAGACTTTCGACTGCCTCTTCAAGCTGCTGGAACATTACCTGAACTCCCCTCGAAAAATGTTGGTGACCCCCCTTCGACAACTAAGAGTTCGGCCCCTTCAGGAGCTATGTCGAAAAAGCATTGTGGCTACATTTGGAAGGGACAACCTGGGCAAGATCCCCCTAAATCCTGTCCTTAAGGACTACCTGAAGTCTTTTCCTTTCCAGATatga